From one Nothobranchius furzeri strain GRZ-AD chromosome 2, NfurGRZ-RIMD1, whole genome shotgun sequence genomic stretch:
- the LOC107377860 gene encoding triadin isoform X1 — translation MTETTEVRSSTTTTMVIDSKAGDGGSAAAHIPRKTFSDNLASTFSSPLAWILVLALIITWSCVFIIMFDVVDHKAITGHPQAGIRKVFKDSGRRGGLSKISSDPVKAMNDAVEESTNVISSVFRFAANLIAPEDEGNLYAVRKKGEFLPSRSKVLGMNAKKRLEEIQEEEEEEEEVEEGEVEEGEEEGGEEVEEGEEGEADEGEEEEEEEEEYEEEYDEGYDEEEYEEEYEEEEFDEEDEEEEFDEEDEEEEFDEEDEEVGADGEEEIEEGDQEEKEDKVEAEDNEDGDEEEEEMGADEEDEIEEGEEREKEEEEEGVEGKEKEDEEEEEEEADEEDEEVKGVAEDEVTEAAAEEQDAAEEEADEEGKKDEDDEEPLSAAAEAEVEKEDEDEATEEEEEVSPEPISTSDDEQSPLSSDSDSDIPVGIKDSDEDLTLPDEDEGKDEDSDDNFVDSSDISESALLSSDEEEEVDEDDNDEVTEEDTDDAAVPRDDEEDEDRKLAGEEDLSPPSVEEDGEDDDEDDDLDLSDDGVSVATSEHFADDEDEDEDEEDTKDDDFDKDVLIEHKDDEDEDKPDDDDDDKEKKEEEEEIPLAVSSDTGVLGDEDDDIDLKPDEDSVGDSDLSEDTTDEDDEDVDSSSQEEEKEAIEKIVGSQEDEPVEGKPSAEEVDADEEDDEDDDDGVKDVLLAAVAAAALSAQQEAVKTEADDAEDEDELQQADEDKKEEKDGADEAAPQEDQEEGGEPVSEPQKSADKPEEEEEEFDEDDDEEGKATVDVIKPVPEPEEEPSVCPCSLPKTKDSLSKTAEKKDAPRRVSAVRRKKEKEAVRKDEKPRREALPRIVMEPKVRQIRRLAPLLKAKIKEKARTSKAETKTKQQEPAPDSAQEVGPCRPAPVYCPSPPGWYVHHIVTDNPYPPPTMSAPSAPVVTVHPGASPIQPPHQQQPPLPLLMQPLYYQPYPPPVQPVTPPPAEPAQPVQPVEPVEPETPKPEPPVEPEEPTPAAKGQPAAAVVQQANTTAGAKPDFSTKAVKKRTKSTDSAKESPASKVGTKREANRQKTKVSAVAQKVKQENKVPVVAKKEKMAKNEKKVSAVERKEPSTKKAAKKETPAKKRTATQTAPAAVKHTRKSASGKKTASSAVRSKANKKASGPHLHPIRLRTRLQSHRTANATSQQEKEKPARPSTKPDKTVKPEKKSVKEAEDQEKQPETGKLQTEENITEKKKPSQKFFQCIYFPGKHAHYPLRPFTPAMSPAMLSPAVRSMLEQQRAARASGQ, via the exons ATGACAGAAACAACTGAAG TCCGGTCGTCGACGACGACCACGATGGTCATCGACAGTAAGGCTGGAGACGGTGGGTCAGCAGCAGCACACATTCCCAGGAAAACGTTTTCGGATAACCTCGCCTCTACGTTCAGCTCCCCGCTGGCCTGGATCTTGGTCCTGGCGCTGATCATCACCTGGTCGTGTGTTTTCATCATCATGTTTGATGTGGTGGACCACAAGGCCATCACAG GTCACCCTCAGGCTGGGATCAGGAAGGTTTTTAAGGATTCAGGGCGTCGAG GAGGGCTGAGTAAGATCAGCTCAGACCCGGTGAAGGCCATGAACGACGCCGTGGAGGAATCCACAAACGTCATCAGCTCAGTATTCCGGTTTGctgcaaacctcatcgctccggaGGACGAAG GAAACTTATACGCAGTGAGGAAGAAAG GAGAATTTCTACCATCAAGAAGTAAAG TTCTTGGAATGAATGCAAAGAAAAGACTGGAGGAGAtacaagaagaggaagaggaggaggaagaggtggaggaaggagaggtggaggagggagaggaagaggggggTGAAGAGGTCGAGGAGGGAGAGGAAGGAGAGGCAGATGagggagaggaagaagaagaagaagaggaggagtacGAAGAGGAGTACGATGAGGGGTATGATGAGGAAGAATATGAAGAGGAATATGAGGAGGAAGAATTTGATGAGGAAGATGAGGAGGAAGAATTTGATGAGGAAGATGAGGAGGAAGAATTTGATGAGGAAGATGAGGAGGTGGGAGCAGATGGGGAGGAGGAAATAGAAGAAGGAGATCAGGAGGAGAAGGAAGACAAAGTAGAAGCAGAAGACAATGAAGACGGagatgaagaagaggaggagatggGAGCAGATGAGGAGGATGAAATAGAGGAAGGAGAAGAAAGAGaaaaggaggaagaagaggagggtgtagaaggtaaagaaaaggaagatgaagaagaggaggaggaggaagcagatgaggaggatgaagaagtaaaaggtgTGGCTGAGGATGAAGTCACAGAAGCTGCTGCTGAAGAGCAGGatgcagcagaggaggaggcagatgaagagggaaaaaaggatgaagatgatgaagagccTCTATCAGCTGCAGCAGAAGCTGAGGTGGAGAAGGAAGATGAAGACGAGGCcactgaggaagaggaagaagtttCTCCAGAACCTATTTCCACCTCTGATGACGAACAGTCACCTCTGTCATCTGATTCCGATTCCGACATTCCCGTTGGCATCAAGGACAGTGATGAAGATCTGACTCTACCTGATGAAGACGAGGGAAAAGATGAAGATAGTGACGACAACTTTGTTGACTCCTCAGACATCAGCGAGTCAGCACTTCTCTCAAGTGACGAAGAGGAGGAAGTTGATGAAGATGACAATGATGAGGTCACTGAAGAGGACACTGATGATGCAGCAGTTCCCAGAGAcgatgaggaggatgaggatCGGAAACTAGCAGGTGAGGAAGACCTTTCTCCTCCTTCTGTCGAGGAGGATGGTGAAGATGACGATGAAGATGATGATCTGGACCTATCAGACGACGGCGTGTCTGTTGCCACTTCTGAACATTTCgcagatgatgaagatgaagacgaagatgAGGAAGACACGAAAGATGACGACTTTGACAAAGATGTCCTCATCGAGCAtaaagatgatgaagatgaggacaaacctgatgatgatgatgatgacaaagagaaaaaggaagaagaggaagaaatccCTCTCGCTGTGAGCTCAGACACAGGAGTCctgggtgatgaagatgatgacattGATCTGAAACCTGATGAAGACTCTGTTGGAGACAGTGACCTTAGTGAGGACACgactgatgaagatgatgaagatgttGACTCGAGTTCAcaggaggaagaaaaagaagcaaTAGAAAAGATTGTTGGAAGTCAGGAAGACGAACCTGTAGAGGGAAAACCATCAGCTGAGGAAGTGGAtgctgatgaagaagatgatgaagatgatgatgatggggtgAAGGACGTCCTGCTTGCAG CTGTAGCTGCAGCGGCGCTCTCTGCCCAGCAGGAGGCGGTAAAGACTGAGGCAGACGATGCTGAGGATGAAGATGAGCTCCAGCAGGCTGATGAAGACAAGAAGGAAGAGAAGGATGGAGCAGATGAAGCTG CTCCTCAGGAGGACCAGGAGGAGGGAGGAGAACCTGTGAGTGAGCCTCAGAAATCTGCAGACAAacctgaagaggaggaggaagagtttgatgaagatgatgatgaggagggaaAGGCAACAGTGGACGTGATTAAACCTGTGCCTGAACCTGAGGAGGAGCCTTCAG TTTGTCCCTGTTCACTCCCCAAGACTAAAGACAGTTTGTCCAAGACGGCAGAAAAAAAAG ACGCTCCCAGGAGGGTTTCAGCTGTGAGACGGAAAAAAG AGAAAGAAGCTGTGAGGAAAGATGAAAAGCCCAGAAGAGAAG CTCTTCCCAGAATCGTCATGGAGCCAAAAGTGCGACAGATCAGGAGGTTGGCTCCGCTCCTGAAAG CCAAGATAAAGGAAAAGGCCAGGACTTCAAAAGCAG AGACAAAAACTAAACAACAGGAACCAGCGCCTGATTCTGCTCAGGAAg TTGGCCCCTGCAGACCGGCGCCGGTCTACTGCCCGTCTCCTCCCGGCTGGTATG TTCATCACATCGTCACGGACAACCCATATCCTCCTCCCACCATGTCAG CTCCGTCTGCTCCGGTGGTGACCGTCCATCCGGGAGCTTCGCCGATCCAGCCTCCTCATCAGCAGCAGCCTCCTCTTCCTCTGCTGATGCAGCCGCTTTACTACCAGCCATACCCGCCTCCAGTTCAACCAGTGACGCCTCCTCCGGCAGAACCGGCTCAGCCAGTGCAGCCAGTGGAGCCAGTGGAGCCTGAGACCCCCAAACCAGAACCTCCGGTTGAACCTGAGGAGCCAACTCCAGCTGCTAAAGGTCAGCCAGCTGCAGCTGTTGTTCAGC AAGCAAACACGACTGCAGGAGCAAAACCCGACTTCTCTACGAAAG CTGTGAAGAAGAGAACCAAATCCACTGACTCAGCCAAAG AGTCTCCAGCATCTAAAGTTGGAACGAAGAGAG AAGCAAATCGACAGAAAACAAAAGTTTCTGCTGTAGCTCAGAAAG TTAAACAAGAGAACAAAGTTCCTGTAGTGGCAAAGAAAG AGAAGATGGCGAAAAACGAGAAAAAAGTTTCTGCTGTTGAAAGAAAAG AGCCGTCAACAAAAAAAGCAGCTAAGAAAG AGACGCCTGCAAAAAAGAGAACGGCTACACAGACAG CGCCTGCAGCTGTAAAACACACGAGGAAATCAGCATCTGGGAAGAAGACGGCGT CTTCAGCCGTCAGGAGCAAAGCCAATAAGAAAG CTTCAGGACCACATCTGCATCCCATTAGACTGAGAACACGACTGCAGAGCCACAGAACAGCGAACGCCACGTCTCAGCAGGAGAAAGAAAAACCCGCCAGACCCTCAACTAAACCAG ACAAAACTGTAAAACCTGAGAAGAAATCAGTGAAAGAAGCTGAAG ATCAAGAGAAACAACCAGAAACGG GAAAACTTCAGACTGAAGAAAACATCACAGAGAAGAAGAAACCGA GTCAGAAATTTTTCCAGTGCATCTATTTTCCGGGGAAGCACGCACACTACCCTTTACGACCTTTCACCCCGGCCATGTCCCCCGCCATGTTGTCCCCTGCTGTGAGGTCGATGCTGGAGCAGCAGAGAGCAGCCAGAGCCTCGGGACAGTAG
- the LOC107377860 gene encoding triadin isoform X5 → MTETTEVRSSTTTTMVIDSKAGDGGSAAAHIPRKTFSDNLASTFSSPLAWILVLALIITWSCVFIIMFDVVDHKAITGHPQAGIRKVFKDSGRRGGLSKISSDPVKAMNDAVEESTNVISSVFRFAANLIAPEDEGNLYAVRKKGEFLPSRSKVLGMNAKKRLEEIQEEEEEEEEVEEGEVEEGEEEGGEEVEEGEEGEADEGEEEEEEEEEYEEEYDEGYDEEEYEEEYEEEEFDEEDEEEEFDEEDEEEEFDEEDEEVGADGEEEIEEGDQEEKEDKVEAEDNEDGDEEEEEMGADEEDEIEEGEEREKEEEEEGVEGKEKEDEEEEEEEADEEDEEVKGVAEDEVTEAAAEEQDAAEEEADEEGKKDEDDEEPLSAAAEAEVEKEDEDEATEEEEEVSPEPISTSDDEQSPLSSDSDSDIPVGIKDSDEDLTLPDEDEGKDEDSDDNFVDSSDISESALLSSDEEEEVDEDDNDEVTEEDTDDAAVPRDDEEDEDRKLAGEEDLSPPSVEEDGEDDDEDDDLDLSDDGVSVATSEHFADDEDEDEDEEDTKDDDFDKDVLIEHKDDEDEDKPDDDDDDKEKKEEEEEIPLAVSSDTGVLGDEDDDIDLKPDEDSVGDSDLSEDTTDEDDEDVDSSSQEEEKEAIEKIVGSQEDEPVEGKPSAEEVDADEEDDEDDDDGVKDVLLAAVAAAALSAQQEAVKTEADDAEDEDELQQADEDKKEEKDGADEAAPQEDQEEGGEPVSEPQKSADKPEEEEEEFDEDDDEEGKATVDVIKPVPEPEEEPSVCPCSLPKTKDSLSKTAEKKDAPRRVSAVRRKKEKEAVRKDEKPRREALPRIVMEPKVRQIRRLAPLLKAKIKEKARTSKAETKTKQQEPAPDSAQEVGPCRPAPVYCPSPPGWYVHHIVTDNPYPPPTMSAPSAPVVTVHPGASPIQPPHQQQPPLPLLMQPLYYQPYPPPVQPVTPPPAEPAQPVQPVEPVEPETPKPEPPVEPEEPTPAAKGQPAAAVVQQANTTAGAKPDFSTKAVKKRTKSTDSAKESPASKVGTKREANRQKTKVSAVAQKVKQENKVPVVAKKEKMAKNEKKVSAVERKEPSTKKAAKKETPAKKRTATQTASAVRSKANKKASGPHLHPIRLRTRLQSHRTANATSQQEKEKPARPSTKPDKTVKPEKKSVKEAEDQEKQPETGKLQTEENITEKKKPSQKFFQCIYFPGKHAHYPLRPFTPAMSPAMLSPAVRSMLEQQRAARASGQ, encoded by the exons ATGACAGAAACAACTGAAG TCCGGTCGTCGACGACGACCACGATGGTCATCGACAGTAAGGCTGGAGACGGTGGGTCAGCAGCAGCACACATTCCCAGGAAAACGTTTTCGGATAACCTCGCCTCTACGTTCAGCTCCCCGCTGGCCTGGATCTTGGTCCTGGCGCTGATCATCACCTGGTCGTGTGTTTTCATCATCATGTTTGATGTGGTGGACCACAAGGCCATCACAG GTCACCCTCAGGCTGGGATCAGGAAGGTTTTTAAGGATTCAGGGCGTCGAG GAGGGCTGAGTAAGATCAGCTCAGACCCGGTGAAGGCCATGAACGACGCCGTGGAGGAATCCACAAACGTCATCAGCTCAGTATTCCGGTTTGctgcaaacctcatcgctccggaGGACGAAG GAAACTTATACGCAGTGAGGAAGAAAG GAGAATTTCTACCATCAAGAAGTAAAG TTCTTGGAATGAATGCAAAGAAAAGACTGGAGGAGAtacaagaagaggaagaggaggaggaagaggtggaggaaggagaggtggaggagggagaggaagaggggggTGAAGAGGTCGAGGAGGGAGAGGAAGGAGAGGCAGATGagggagaggaagaagaagaagaagaggaggagtacGAAGAGGAGTACGATGAGGGGTATGATGAGGAAGAATATGAAGAGGAATATGAGGAGGAAGAATTTGATGAGGAAGATGAGGAGGAAGAATTTGATGAGGAAGATGAGGAGGAAGAATTTGATGAGGAAGATGAGGAGGTGGGAGCAGATGGGGAGGAGGAAATAGAAGAAGGAGATCAGGAGGAGAAGGAAGACAAAGTAGAAGCAGAAGACAATGAAGACGGagatgaagaagaggaggagatggGAGCAGATGAGGAGGATGAAATAGAGGAAGGAGAAGAAAGAGaaaaggaggaagaagaggagggtgtagaaggtaaagaaaaggaagatgaagaagaggaggaggaggaagcagatgaggaggatgaagaagtaaaaggtgTGGCTGAGGATGAAGTCACAGAAGCTGCTGCTGAAGAGCAGGatgcagcagaggaggaggcagatgaagagggaaaaaaggatgaagatgatgaagagccTCTATCAGCTGCAGCAGAAGCTGAGGTGGAGAAGGAAGATGAAGACGAGGCcactgaggaagaggaagaagtttCTCCAGAACCTATTTCCACCTCTGATGACGAACAGTCACCTCTGTCATCTGATTCCGATTCCGACATTCCCGTTGGCATCAAGGACAGTGATGAAGATCTGACTCTACCTGATGAAGACGAGGGAAAAGATGAAGATAGTGACGACAACTTTGTTGACTCCTCAGACATCAGCGAGTCAGCACTTCTCTCAAGTGACGAAGAGGAGGAAGTTGATGAAGATGACAATGATGAGGTCACTGAAGAGGACACTGATGATGCAGCAGTTCCCAGAGAcgatgaggaggatgaggatCGGAAACTAGCAGGTGAGGAAGACCTTTCTCCTCCTTCTGTCGAGGAGGATGGTGAAGATGACGATGAAGATGATGATCTGGACCTATCAGACGACGGCGTGTCTGTTGCCACTTCTGAACATTTCgcagatgatgaagatgaagacgaagatgAGGAAGACACGAAAGATGACGACTTTGACAAAGATGTCCTCATCGAGCAtaaagatgatgaagatgaggacaaacctgatgatgatgatgatgacaaagagaaaaaggaagaagaggaagaaatccCTCTCGCTGTGAGCTCAGACACAGGAGTCctgggtgatgaagatgatgacattGATCTGAAACCTGATGAAGACTCTGTTGGAGACAGTGACCTTAGTGAGGACACgactgatgaagatgatgaagatgttGACTCGAGTTCAcaggaggaagaaaaagaagcaaTAGAAAAGATTGTTGGAAGTCAGGAAGACGAACCTGTAGAGGGAAAACCATCAGCTGAGGAAGTGGAtgctgatgaagaagatgatgaagatgatgatgatggggtgAAGGACGTCCTGCTTGCAG CTGTAGCTGCAGCGGCGCTCTCTGCCCAGCAGGAGGCGGTAAAGACTGAGGCAGACGATGCTGAGGATGAAGATGAGCTCCAGCAGGCTGATGAAGACAAGAAGGAAGAGAAGGATGGAGCAGATGAAGCTG CTCCTCAGGAGGACCAGGAGGAGGGAGGAGAACCTGTGAGTGAGCCTCAGAAATCTGCAGACAAacctgaagaggaggaggaagagtttgatgaagatgatgatgaggagggaaAGGCAACAGTGGACGTGATTAAACCTGTGCCTGAACCTGAGGAGGAGCCTTCAG TTTGTCCCTGTTCACTCCCCAAGACTAAAGACAGTTTGTCCAAGACGGCAGAAAAAAAAG ACGCTCCCAGGAGGGTTTCAGCTGTGAGACGGAAAAAAG AGAAAGAAGCTGTGAGGAAAGATGAAAAGCCCAGAAGAGAAG CTCTTCCCAGAATCGTCATGGAGCCAAAAGTGCGACAGATCAGGAGGTTGGCTCCGCTCCTGAAAG CCAAGATAAAGGAAAAGGCCAGGACTTCAAAAGCAG AGACAAAAACTAAACAACAGGAACCAGCGCCTGATTCTGCTCAGGAAg TTGGCCCCTGCAGACCGGCGCCGGTCTACTGCCCGTCTCCTCCCGGCTGGTATG TTCATCACATCGTCACGGACAACCCATATCCTCCTCCCACCATGTCAG CTCCGTCTGCTCCGGTGGTGACCGTCCATCCGGGAGCTTCGCCGATCCAGCCTCCTCATCAGCAGCAGCCTCCTCTTCCTCTGCTGATGCAGCCGCTTTACTACCAGCCATACCCGCCTCCAGTTCAACCAGTGACGCCTCCTCCGGCAGAACCGGCTCAGCCAGTGCAGCCAGTGGAGCCAGTGGAGCCTGAGACCCCCAAACCAGAACCTCCGGTTGAACCTGAGGAGCCAACTCCAGCTGCTAAAGGTCAGCCAGCTGCAGCTGTTGTTCAGC AAGCAAACACGACTGCAGGAGCAAAACCCGACTTCTCTACGAAAG CTGTGAAGAAGAGAACCAAATCCACTGACTCAGCCAAAG AGTCTCCAGCATCTAAAGTTGGAACGAAGAGAG AAGCAAATCGACAGAAAACAAAAGTTTCTGCTGTAGCTCAGAAAG TTAAACAAGAGAACAAAGTTCCTGTAGTGGCAAAGAAAG AGAAGATGGCGAAAAACGAGAAAAAAGTTTCTGCTGTTGAAAGAAAAG AGCCGTCAACAAAAAAAGCAGCTAAGAAAG AGACGCCTGCAAAAAAGAGAACGGCTACACAGACAG CTTCAGCCGTCAGGAGCAAAGCCAATAAGAAAG CTTCAGGACCACATCTGCATCCCATTAGACTGAGAACACGACTGCAGAGCCACAGAACAGCGAACGCCACGTCTCAGCAGGAGAAAGAAAAACCCGCCAGACCCTCAACTAAACCAG ACAAAACTGTAAAACCTGAGAAGAAATCAGTGAAAGAAGCTGAAG ATCAAGAGAAACAACCAGAAACGG GAAAACTTCAGACTGAAGAAAACATCACAGAGAAGAAGAAACCGA GTCAGAAATTTTTCCAGTGCATCTATTTTCCGGGGAAGCACGCACACTACCCTTTACGACCTTTCACCCCGGCCATGTCCCCCGCCATGTTGTCCCCTGCTGTGAGGTCGATGCTGGAGCAGCAGAGAGCAGCCAGAGCCTCGGGACAGTAG